The Brachyhypopomus gauderio isolate BG-103 chromosome 1, BGAUD_0.2, whole genome shotgun sequence genome includes a window with the following:
- the lima1b gene encoding LIM domain and actin-binding protein 1 isoform X1, with product MEAGPFSRKQWASQSLRITAREISLVGGRGKSNAIAERFSKYQKAAEEANANKMKSPVESLPPTLRLGNLSVLKKRWEQKRPVQPDPSIDDTTAPAPPAVAQPAAAPPTAAPPTTSEPRPQGRLGGLTRHSSLRQHLTRWDPPAKLKEVKEMETKKNMQIEEEEDWRAPLSPTSPCSPLEKPSVPLNSLKMMFEKGEGRARGQSSTSEDMDVRLGDRGLVSLERTKSLRDRMAKYQAAVSKQDSRTPASTSNQPESEASTSTLDHKENVPPGGRRQALSSLSDSLQTNGVLANAASPGAEPEDSDTPRLVRGQKFRFSAREICVACQTTVYPLEKLVANQQVFHKACFRCVHCSNRLSLASYASLHGNIYCKPHFNQLFKSKGNYDEGFGHRPHKELWTPRGDDEETEESEKLKPAVSEPMLAKSVTEHVLDQSSTVEESPLAKVTDVAASLETRAQLKSSTEKHSAATLLETRRLKIAWPPSGDGEASPRGLSLAAESAKGPVRVSRPKWPPEGEVLSSLESTERAELRSLRRSSSLKERSRPFSVAPFLESSDPIQQEATRSHMVRRGSMENLRSSCKTQNIQDKQVNEKVEEHKETRKASITEHKIIDDHKGLNKDVECFPKPDEKAKVPQSILKRPQPTKTEAVDDPEEDEEVQEKFLSKSSGLLHLSTPSVVENKANRTSQDVGFWGGEEAEETLTVEEMIKRNRYYEDEEDEEEVAEV from the exons ATGGAGGCAGGACCATTCAGTCGGAAACAGTGGGCATCACAGTCACTACGTATTACAGCAAGAGAGATCTCATTGGTTGGAGGCCGTGGCAAGTCCAACGCCATCGCTGAACGCTTCTCTAA ATACCAGAAGGCTGCTGAGGAAGCAAATGCTAACAAGATGAAATCT CCTGTCGAGAGCCTCCCCCCTACCTTACGTTTGGGCAACCTCAGTGTACTTAAGAAGCGCTGGGAGCAGAAGCGTCCAGTACAGCCCGACCCATCTATTGATGACACCACTGCCCCAGCCCCTCCCGCTGTTGCCCAGCCCGCTGCTGCTCCTCCCACAGCAGCTCCACCTACCACATCAGAGCCCCGCCCTCAAGGCCGTTTGGGCGGCCTCACCCGGCATAGCAGTCTCAGGCAGCACCTGACCCGTTGGGACCCACCTGCAAAGCTCAAGGAAGTGAAGGAGATGGAGACGAAAAAGAACATGCAAatagaggaggaagaagactgGAGGGCACCACTGTCTCCAACCTCCCCCTGTTCCCCATTGGAGAAGCCAAGTGTGCCCCTCAACAGCCTCAAGATGATGTTTGAAAAAGGGGAAGGCAGG GCACGAGGACAGAGCAGCACTTCAGAAGATATGGATGTCCGACTAGGAGACAGAG GTTTGGTCTCACTGGAGCGAACTAAATCTCTGAGGGACCGGATGGCCAAATATCAGGCTGCCGTGTCCAAACAAGATTCACGCACACCAGCGAGCACA TCTAACCAGCCTGAGAGTGAAGCCAGCACTTCAACCTTAGACCACAAGGAAAAtgtgccccctggtggcagaAGACAGGCACTG AGTTCACTCTCAGACAGTTTACAGACCAATG GGGTGTTAGCTAATGCAGCAAGCCCTGGCGCTGAGCCAGAGGACAGTGACACACCTAGACTGGTTAGG gGACAGAAGTTCCGTTTCTCAGCCAGGGAGATTTGTGTAGCATGCCAGACAACTGTTTACCCACTAGAGAAACTGGTTGCCAATCAACAAGTTTTCCACAAGGCCTGTTTCCGCTGCGTGCACTGCAGCAACAGACTCAG CTTGGCCAGCTATGCCTCCCTCCATGGGAACATATACTGCAAACCTCACTTCAACCAGCTCTTCAAGTCCAAGGGCAACTATGATGAGGGCTTTGGCCACAGGCCCCATAAGGAGCTTTGGACGCCCCGCGGTGATGATGAAGAGACTGAAGAGTCTGAAAAGCTGAAGCCTGCTGTATCTGAACCCATGCTGGCTAAGTCTGTCACAGAACACGTTTTAGACCAGAGCTCCACAGTAGAGGAAAGTCCCCTGGCCAAAGTCACTGATGTTGCAGCTTCTCTTGAGACAAGAGCTCAGCTGAAAAGCTCAACAGAAAAACATTCAGCAGCCACATTGCTGGAGACAAGGAGGCTGAAGATTGCCTGGCCCCCATCAGGGGATGGGGAAGCTAGTCCTAGGGGGTTGAGCCTGGCTGCTGAGAGTGCAAAAGGACCAGTGAGAGTGTCTAGACCAAAGTGGCCTCCAGAAGGAGAAGTCCTGTCAAGCCTTGAGAGCACAGAACGGGCCGAGCTGAGGAGTCTACGCCGTAGCTCCTCCCTGAAAGAGCGGAGCCGCCCTTTCTCTGTTGCCCCCTTTTTAGAGTCCTCCGATCCTATTCAGCAAGAGGCCACCAGGTCCCATATGGTGAGGCGGGGCTCAATGGAAAACCTCCGATCTTCTTGTAAAACACAAAATATTCAGGACAAGCAGGTAAATGAGAAAGTGGAAGAGCACAAAGAAACCAGAAAAGCCTCaatcactgaacacaaaattaTAGATGATCACAAGGGCTTGAATAAGGATGTAGAATGTTTCCCTAAGCCAGATGAGAAAGCCAAAGTCCCACAGTCAATTCTCAAACGTCCACAGCCGACAAAAACTGAAGCCGTTGATGACCCcgaagaggatgaggaggtaCAGGAGAAATTCCTGAGCAAGTCCAGTGGACTCTTGCACCTCTCCACTCCATCAGTGGTTGAGAACAAAGCCAACAGGACATCCCAAGATGTGGGTTTCTGGggtggagaggaggcagaggagaCTCTGACAGTGGAGGAGATGATCAAGAGGAACCGCTACTAcgaggatgaagaggatgaggaggaagtgGCTGAAGTGTGA
- the lima1b gene encoding LIM domain and actin-binding protein 1 isoform X2 yields METKKNMQIEEEEDWRAPLSPTSPCSPLEKPSVPLNSLKMMFEKGEGRARGQSSTSEDMDVRLGDRGLVSLERTKSLRDRMAKYQAAVSKQDSRTPASTSNQPESEASTSTLDHKENVPPGGRRQALSSLSDSLQTNGVLANAASPGAEPEDSDTPRLVRGQKFRFSAREICVACQTTVYPLEKLVANQQVFHKACFRCVHCSNRLSLASYASLHGNIYCKPHFNQLFKSKGNYDEGFGHRPHKELWTPRGDDEETEESEKLKPAVSEPMLAKSVTEHVLDQSSTVEESPLAKVTDVAASLETRAQLKSSTEKHSAATLLETRRLKIAWPPSGDGEASPRGLSLAAESAKGPVRVSRPKWPPEGEVLSSLESTERAELRSLRRSSSLKERSRPFSVAPFLESSDPIQQEATRSHMVRRGSMENLRSSCKTQNIQDKQVNEKVEEHKETRKASITEHKIIDDHKGLNKDVECFPKPDEKAKVPQSILKRPQPTKTEAVDDPEEDEEVQEKFLSKSSGLLHLSTPSVVENKANRTSQDVGFWGGEEAEETLTVEEMIKRNRYYEDEEDEEEVAEV; encoded by the exons ATGGAGACGAAAAAGAACATGCAAatagaggaggaagaagactgGAGGGCACCACTGTCTCCAACCTCCCCCTGTTCCCCATTGGAGAAGCCAAGTGTGCCCCTCAACAGCCTCAAGATGATGTTTGAAAAAGGGGAAGGCAGG GCACGAGGACAGAGCAGCACTTCAGAAGATATGGATGTCCGACTAGGAGACAGAG GTTTGGTCTCACTGGAGCGAACTAAATCTCTGAGGGACCGGATGGCCAAATATCAGGCTGCCGTGTCCAAACAAGATTCACGCACACCAGCGAGCACA TCTAACCAGCCTGAGAGTGAAGCCAGCACTTCAACCTTAGACCACAAGGAAAAtgtgccccctggtggcagaAGACAGGCACTG AGTTCACTCTCAGACAGTTTACAGACCAATG GGGTGTTAGCTAATGCAGCAAGCCCTGGCGCTGAGCCAGAGGACAGTGACACACCTAGACTGGTTAGG gGACAGAAGTTCCGTTTCTCAGCCAGGGAGATTTGTGTAGCATGCCAGACAACTGTTTACCCACTAGAGAAACTGGTTGCCAATCAACAAGTTTTCCACAAGGCCTGTTTCCGCTGCGTGCACTGCAGCAACAGACTCAG CTTGGCCAGCTATGCCTCCCTCCATGGGAACATATACTGCAAACCTCACTTCAACCAGCTCTTCAAGTCCAAGGGCAACTATGATGAGGGCTTTGGCCACAGGCCCCATAAGGAGCTTTGGACGCCCCGCGGTGATGATGAAGAGACTGAAGAGTCTGAAAAGCTGAAGCCTGCTGTATCTGAACCCATGCTGGCTAAGTCTGTCACAGAACACGTTTTAGACCAGAGCTCCACAGTAGAGGAAAGTCCCCTGGCCAAAGTCACTGATGTTGCAGCTTCTCTTGAGACAAGAGCTCAGCTGAAAAGCTCAACAGAAAAACATTCAGCAGCCACATTGCTGGAGACAAGGAGGCTGAAGATTGCCTGGCCCCCATCAGGGGATGGGGAAGCTAGTCCTAGGGGGTTGAGCCTGGCTGCTGAGAGTGCAAAAGGACCAGTGAGAGTGTCTAGACCAAAGTGGCCTCCAGAAGGAGAAGTCCTGTCAAGCCTTGAGAGCACAGAACGGGCCGAGCTGAGGAGTCTACGCCGTAGCTCCTCCCTGAAAGAGCGGAGCCGCCCTTTCTCTGTTGCCCCCTTTTTAGAGTCCTCCGATCCTATTCAGCAAGAGGCCACCAGGTCCCATATGGTGAGGCGGGGCTCAATGGAAAACCTCCGATCTTCTTGTAAAACACAAAATATTCAGGACAAGCAGGTAAATGAGAAAGTGGAAGAGCACAAAGAAACCAGAAAAGCCTCaatcactgaacacaaaattaTAGATGATCACAAGGGCTTGAATAAGGATGTAGAATGTTTCCCTAAGCCAGATGAGAAAGCCAAAGTCCCACAGTCAATTCTCAAACGTCCACAGCCGACAAAAACTGAAGCCGTTGATGACCCcgaagaggatgaggaggtaCAGGAGAAATTCCTGAGCAAGTCCAGTGGACTCTTGCACCTCTCCACTCCATCAGTGGTTGAGAACAAAGCCAACAGGACATCCCAAGATGTGGGTTTCTGGggtggagaggaggcagaggagaCTCTGACAGTGGAGGAGATGATCAAGAGGAACCGCTACTAcgaggatgaagaggatgaggaggaagtgGCTGAAGTGTGA